The Azospirillum sp. TSA2s region TTGAATGGATAGAGGATGCCGACGAGGCGATCTTCCACGCATTTTCCGTCGCGGTGCTGGTAACGCTCGGGCTTGGGATCGCCGGCGGTGCTCTGTTGAGCGTGGCTTTCCTGCAGCGGGTGGATGCCATCTCGCGCACGGCGGAAGCGATCATCGCCGGTGACTTGGCCAGCCGCATCCCGGTGCGGGGAACCGGCGACGACCTCGACCGGCTGTCGAATACGCTTAACCACATGCTCGGCCGCATCGCCGATCTGATGGAGGGGTTGCGGCAGGTGTCCAACGACATCGCCCACGATTTGCGCACGCCATTGGCGCGGCTGCGACAGCGTCTGGAACGGGTGCGGGCGACCGCCGCATCGGTCGACGACTACGCGGTCGCGGTGGACGCTGCCCTGGCGGAAACCGACACGCTGCTGGAGACTTTCGCCGCGCTGCTGCGCATCGCCCAGATCGAAGGCGGCGCCCGGCCGCCGGTTCGCGACCCGGTCGAGCTTCACGTGATCGTGGAAACGGTGGTCGAGGCCTTCACCCCCTCGGCCGAAGAGGACGGCAAGATCCTGGTCAGTCCACGGCTCGACCCGGCGGTGGTCGCGGGCGACCGCGAGTTGCTGACCCAAATGCTCGTCAATCTCGTGGAGAACGCCATTCGCCACACCCCGGCCGGAACGCGCATCGAGGTAGATCTCACCGCCGGTTCCGGGGTGGTGCGGTTGACGATCGCCGATGATGGCCCCGGTGTGCCGGCCGAAGAGCGTGGGCGCATATTCCGCCGCTTCTACCGGCTGGAGCGGAGCCGCACCACTGATGGCAGCGGGCTCGGCCTCAGTCTGGTGAAAGCCATTGCGGACCGTCACGAGGCGACGGTTTCCGTATCGGACAACCGCCCGGGCCTGCGGGTATCGCTTGACTTCAATCTCCATGACGGCGCGTCGGCCCAGCCGGCCGGGGGCGGTCACCCGGTCACGGCACAGCATTCGAGGTGACACGATGTCTGTCCCGCTCCACGGCCTGATTC contains the following coding sequences:
- a CDS encoding HAMP domain-containing sensor histidine kinase, with amino-acid sequence MTTLPRLFRTASFRLAAAFALIFAVSALILGGVVYWTTHAALEQQMNSRIMADFDRLRGEFQTGGQAQLAAEVRRTAGRPGALHELVADAGGTILAGDMTAVPQPGWSTIEPHRMPSDESELVGIRTLTVRLPDSTLLAVGDDLEWIEDADEAIFHAFSVAVLVTLGLGIAGGALLSVAFLQRVDAISRTAEAIIAGDLASRIPVRGTGDDLDRLSNTLNHMLGRIADLMEGLRQVSNDIAHDLRTPLARLRQRLERVRATAASVDDYAVAVDAALAETDTLLETFAALLRIAQIEGGARPPVRDPVELHVIVETVVEAFTPSAEEDGKILVSPRLDPAVVAGDRELLTQMLVNLVENAIRHTPAGTRIEVDLTAGSGVVRLTIADDGPGVPAEERGRIFRRFYRLERSRTTDGSGLGLSLVKAIADRHEATVSVSDNRPGLRVSLDFNLHDGASAQPAGGGHPVTAQHSR